Sequence from the Bacteroidia bacterium genome:
CGCACAAGCACAAGCTTATCCCAACGAAATTACCGAAGAAGGTGATACCGTATTCTTTGCAGATAATTCCTTTAACGCCTGGAGTTGGTTCTGGGATTTTGGCGATGGAACAACCAGCACCGAACAGAATCCAATTCACATTTATCAGGACAATGGTTGCTACAATGTTTTTTTGGCTATAACCAACGAAAATGGTTGTACCGATACCTTGTTTATGGATAATTTTGTTTGTAAAACCGTTGGTTTAGAAGAACAAAGCGGGGTTAGAGGAGTTTATCCTAATCCTTTTCAATCGGACATTAACCTTAGCTTAATTTCAAACATTAAGAACTTAAAGGTTCGTTTGTTTGATCTTTCCGGTAAACAAGTTGAAATTCAAGAATTTTTAAAACCTTTAAACCAGGTTGTTTTCCATATTCCTTCTTCCTTGCCCGAAGGAACCTACTTTTTGCAGGTTGTTTCGGAAAATGGCAGTTGGTATAAAAAGTTGGTTCACAAAAACTAAGTCATTATGAAAGCATTAAAACATACGCTATGGCTACTCCTTCTGATTTTTTCAGGAACGAGTTTGACAGTAGCCCAACAGTGCAATATTTATTATGTATCGCCCACCGGCAATGGTGCAGGAACCCAATCAGCACCTACAAGTTTTACCAATGCCCTGGCAACAGCCACACCCGGCTCCTTGCTTAGGTTAGCTGCCGGAACCTATACCTTAACCACCGAACTCAACATACCTTCCGGTGTAACCATTGAAGGAGGTTTTGACCCCTCTACCTGGATTAAATCTAACTACTCACCAACAATCATTCGTAGAACCAATGCCAACCCGGTACCTTCCCCGGCTAGAATAGTTGGATTACAAGCCGTTAATCAAAGCAATTTTACCCTATTAGACTTAACTATTACAACCGATGACGCTCCGGGTGCAGGGGTAAGCAATTATGCAGTTTACCTGAGTGGTTGCAGCAATTACAACATTGTTCGTTGTAAAATAACTGCCGGAAAAGGATCCAATGGTATTGATGGTTTGCCGGGTATTGATGGTGCAGATGGTATTGATGGTGCAGCTGGTGGACCCGGTCACGAATGTCAGCCAACCGGAAATGGCGGTGGTCCTGGCGGTAATTCCGGAACAGGGGGCCCGGGCGGAAATGGAGGAGATGGAGGAGCTCAAGGAACACCAGATGAAATTCAATTTGGTTGGGATAATTCAGGTTGGATACCAATTCCGGTAATCACCTATGTTCAAGGTATTGCTCCGGATGGTAATCCCGGACTGCCAGGTGGAGGAACCTGCGGCGGAACAGGTGGAAACTTTGGTGAAGGGAATGATAATTTATTGGCTTCAGC
This genomic interval carries:
- a CDS encoding T9SS type A sorting domain-containing protein, with the protein product MDNFVCKTVGLEEQSGVRGVYPNPFQSDINLSLISNIKNLKVRLFDLSGKQVEIQEFLKPLNQVVFHIPSSLPEGTYFLQVVSENGSWYKKLVHKN